DNA sequence from the Pseudomonadota bacterium genome:
CTCCTGCTATCCCGCCGGAATCATTGAGTGAGGGCCAGGTAAAATCGGGGCGGCAGAGGGAGGCGAGATATCCCGCGGCCCTTTTCAGGGGTGTCTCAAATATCGCGGGTAGAGGCATGTGTTTGACGGATGCCACCCTTTTTACCTCAAGTAAGGCATGGAGGCAGATGGCGTGATAAAGCGGAGACAGCTCAAAGTGAACCCCATCTGCCATGAACTGTCTATGGAATTCACCTTCAAGACGCCCTACCCCTTCCTCAAACCATTTGCCGGCATCCGTGAACTCCGTGAGGCACATACCGGCAAGGGCTAATGCTGTTGATTCCACGATAATCCAGTTATTCGGATGGCCCTTATGGTCCATGAAGTGGCAGCAATGCTCCCAGAAAGAACGCAGCATCAGTTCTTTTGTTTCGCGCCTGAAGAATTGATTAGGCCATACTATTCCCCTTATCCAGAGCCATTCTCTGAGACGCCATGCCGCAGAAAGGGTCTCCCAGGATGGCCCGGCGCCGCCGTTTGATCCCACAGGCACGGGATGCGCGATTATCCAGTCATGTATAACTTCATCGATAAACTGAATGTACCTCTGGTCTTTTATCTCTAAATATGCTTTTGTTACTTCCCTTAAAAAATGATGGCGATGGAGAAAGTGTGACCATTCCAGGATACCGGAGGGATTCTCATCCCACGGTAATGGCCATGGAAGTTGTTGGCCCATGATATGCCCCTTGAGAATCTCGTCGGCATTCTCCTGAGTATAGGGGTGATAGGGAGGGATAGAAAGCAATGACCTGCATGACTGCCCGTAAGGATTGTCAGTATCATCGTTCATTCCGTTTACTTCAGCATTTACTTCAGAGAAAGAGGGAGATGCGGCAGGCGCTCCATTGCGAAGCATCGCCTTGAGACCTCCATCTGTCAGCCTCGGGCCTGCCGGGAACAGCCGGTCTTCGCCATAGAGGGCACCTATGCACACTGCGATCAATCCCGTTGAAATGTCTGTTTTCTCATGTTTGCATGTGATTTCTATGCGGGCGATGTCTTTCCAGCCATCCGGTTTTCCATATGTGCCGAATGACTCCCGGTGGAATGCTAATTCCACTGTTTTTCCGGGTGGCAGGTATTCCCGCCCACCGCTTAGTGAAACAGGCTCGTCGATCACATCTGTTTTGCCGGACCCGTGGAACAATCTCATTTCTGCATACAGGATCGTTTCCGTAAGGTTGGTTGCGGTAAGAGATAGCTGGTTGAATGACGAAAAATCCCTCATGGGGCATAGGAGGGTTACGCGGATCTTACCGATCGATGAGGCATGTCCGTACCCCTCAAAGAGCAATGCCCTCCTGGTGATTGTGTCACAAAAAAATGTGTCGGAAGACAATCCCGGATCTTTCATGTGATCCTCGTCTGCTTTTTATACCGTGTTATCGACATAGGCAGCAAAAGTGTAGTACTGTTATAATGCAAGCGATATAACTATATCATAACTTGCCGGGGAAAAGGGTCATAAAAGACGAGGAGTAAAACATTATAAAGGTGTTCTAAACAAAAGGACCATCCATTAACAGTGAGGCGTTGATAGTTGAAAAACCATAAAATCCTCCTTATCGAACCCCCCTTTTACCGGCTTTTCAAAGAAACCTACGGGCTGGTCAGATATCCCCTTTCTCTCGGGTATCTTGCAGCATC
Encoded proteins:
- a CDS encoding alginate lyase family protein — its product is MKDPGLSSDTFFCDTITRRALLFEGYGHASSIGKIRVTLLCPMRDFSSFNQLSLTATNLTETILYAEMRLFHGSGKTDVIDEPVSLSGGREYLPPGKTVELAFHRESFGTYGKPDGWKDIARIEITCKHEKTDISTGLIAVCIGALYGEDRLFPAGPRLTDGGLKAMLRNGAPAASPSFSEVNAEVNGMNDDTDNPYGQSCRSLLSIPPYHPYTQENADEILKGHIMGQQLPWPLPWDENPSGILEWSHFLHRHHFLREVTKAYLEIKDQRYIQFIDEVIHDWIIAHPVPVGSNGGAGPSWETLSAAWRLREWLWIRGIVWPNQFFRRETKELMLRSFWEHCCHFMDHKGHPNNWIIVESTALALAGMCLTEFTDAGKWFEEGVGRLEGEFHRQFMADGVHFELSPLYHAICLHALLEVKRVASVKHMPLPAIFETPLKRAAGYLASLCRPDFTWPSLNDSGGIAGDYCAIMRLAGELFLRDDFIWIGTKGQGGIPPAQETARFFPDAGIGVMRSGYDKDSHFLVFRAGPPGMTHIHEDVLSLDITVHGVPCLADPGITTYAPVPLTGYYRSATAHNMILIDGKGPARSQKTFQERIRSAREGFGFHHEMRYTSDLPFAFLLPGEGATRAPLIETLTGVCNDYFDGQGVRLTVTRMIAFPGRQYFIIQDTIQGSGQAAVTACWQFSPGQTEIDSRSLIIRKATSEGRGVALIPVLKNCKPDVLRSEGNADPLCGWVSLNGEDIPACHLAFSFSCLLPIALTWVLYPLPDINAPIPPHFLTSAP